AATAGAGGATGAGTAATACAATAGATGAGTAATATAATAGAGGATGAGTAATACAATAGAGGATGAGTAATACAATAAAGGATGAGTAATACAATAGAGGATGAGTAATATAATAGATGATGAGTAATACAATAGAGGTTGAGTAATATAATAGATGATGAATAATACAATAGAGGATGAGTAATACAATAGAGGATGAGTAATATAATAGATGATGAGTAATACAAGAGGATGAGTAATACAATAGAGGATGAGTAATATAATAGAGGATGAGTAATATAATAGAGGATGAGTAATACAATAGAGGATGAGTAATACACTAGAAGATGAATAATATAATAGATGATGAGTAATATAATAGAGGATGAGTAATACAATGGAGGATGAATAATACAATAGAGGATGAGTAATACAATATAGGATGAGTAATATAATAGAGAATGAGTAATATAATAGAGGATGAGTAATATAATAGAGGATGAGTAATATAATAGATGATGAGTAATATAATAGAGGATGAGTAATACAATAGAGGATGAGTAATATAATAGAtgatgagtaatataatatatgatgagtaatataatAGATGGTGAGTAATATAATAGAGGATGAGTAATATAATAGAGGATGAGTAATACAATAGAGGATGAGTAATATAATAAAGGATGAGTAATATCATAGAGgatgtgtaatataatagaGGAGTAATACAATAGAGAAACAATTTAACATGTATAACCAGTTAAATGCATCTCCACACCTTTTCACATGATTGGGAGTGCTGCAGGGCATCCAAGGTAAGGATGGGAGAACACCAGAAAAAAAATCTGTCTCCTCCGCTATGCTGTGGCTAAACAATTGGTCCAGTTCCTGAGCAACTGCGTGATCACTCGATGACTTGTCGTTGGCAGCATCAGCGGTAGGCGTCGATTCCTCGAGCAATGTGAAAGGTGTTTGCTCACTTGATTTTACTTCTGATTGAGCGGTTTCAGTATCTATCAGTATTAAAACAAGATTACTATGGTCTGCGATTTCAGTATCTATCAGTATTAAAACAAGATTACTATGGTCTGCGATTTCAGTATCTATCAGTATTAAAACAAGATTACTATGGTCTGCGATTTCAGTATCTATCAGTATTAAAACAAGATTACTATGGTCTGCGATTTCAGTATCTATCAGTATTAAAACAAGATTACTATGGTCTGTGATTTCAAATTTACTACAAAGTAATAGATTTGAAATCTTCtgtatttgaaaatttgaaaaacttctgTATTTTGTGCCTTCCCAAAACCAAAGTTCATTCTTCTGACAAATGTAACAAGGTTTGCTCTAAAGTTTTCTTCAACCCATTTAACTTGACCTCAGCTAGTTGGGTTGGAAAAAGGCTCGGTGTAGAAGCTCTGAGACTAGCCTGTTttgacaaacttgtttttgCGGAGTGACTTTTCCGAAGTGTTTTTTTCCCGGTGAgcggagcgagcaaaacaacagcttgtcacaatacgcattgcacctgatgcatcagctgcactcaaagggagttgttctcttccatctatgcggcttggctgcgatgttattttTGTGGCTCCATTgataatcataacggatttagcccaaaaacttatgtagaaaaaaaagaaGACAAAAATGTTTAACCAGAAACcggtctctgcggtaaactttagtagaacttgagaacttaggcaacaacagcaacaaaacatgttgttatttgtgcgctcagtcagttttatttgtatttttgtatcaatcagttttatttgttcttattgattttatttttaattcatcTTATTCTAatgttctactaaagtttaccgcagagacggGTTTCTGGTTAAACATTTTTGTCttcttttttttctacataaatctttGGGCAAAAtccattatgattaccaatggagcgaccgacaacATCGCAGCCAAGTCGCATAggcggaagagaacaactccctttcagtgcagacgatgcatcaggtgcattgcgtattgtgacaagctgttgttttgatcgctccgctcgacgggggacaactccacaaaaacaacagtttgtcaagacaggctaacccACACCACCCACAAACACACACTTATACTACATACACCCATACTACTGTGTCCACACATACCCATACCACACACACCCATGCTACACATACCcataccacacacacacacacacctcacacacccacaccacacacacccataccacacacacacacctcacacacccacaccacacacacccaTATTACATACACCCATAGTACTGTGTCCACACAAACTCATACCATACAAACCGATACCGCACGCACCCATACCACACATACCCATATCACACGCACCCATACCACACACACCCATACCATATACACCCAAACCAAACACACCCAAGCCACACATACTCACACCATACCACCCACACCCATACAACACACACACCCACATGACACACCCACATGACACACCCACATGACACACCCACATGACACACCTACACGACACACCCCTATACCACTCACACCATACCACCCACACCCATACAACACACATACAAAACACACACCCACATGACACACCCACACGACACACCACCATACTGCACACACCTATACCGCACACACCCAAACCACACACCTATACCACACATAGCCATACTACACACACCCAGACCACACACACCCATACCATACACACTAAACAAACTAAAACTAAACATTACTATACTAAACATACTAAACATATACCACACATACTTATACCATACACACTCataacacacacacacgcgcgcacgcacacacacacacccataCTACACACCACACATCTTTTAGATATAAAACATATCAACCAGCCAGATCACAGCACTTGAAACTTGATTAAACTAACAAGAAGCTGCTCCATTTACCTGAAATCTTTACATTTGTGGAAGAGATTTGAGGGTTggtagaagataactctggaAACTGCTCAACACTGTTAATATCCACATGCTCAGCGTTGTTTTTAGCTGGGTTACGCTTAAGAACGTCATAGGATTTGAATCGTTCTTTGGCAGTTGAAAGCACACTCTTTTGTGAAACAATTCTTCGAACTAACGAGTTTTCCAAACATTTCTAGAACATGTTGAAATATGTCTCACGCAAAACATCGATTCATTCCAATAGAACATTTTGCCAGTAGACAGCTTACAATGTAGAGCACTACTAGAATACTCTGACATTAGAGTACTAGACAGCTTACAGTGTAGAACGCTATTAGAATACTCTGACATTAGAATACTAGACAGCTTACAATTTAGAGTGCTACTACAATACTCTGATATTAGAGTACCAGACAGCTTACAGTGTAGAGTGCTACTGCAATACGTTGACATTAGAGTACTAGACAGCTTACAGTTTATAGTGCTACTACAATATGCTGACATTAGAGTACTAGACAGCTTACAGTGTATAGTGCTCCTAGAATACTCTGACATTGGAGTACTAGACAGCTTACAGTGTATAGTGCTCCTAGAATACTCTGAAATCAGAATACTAAACAGCTTACAGTGTAGAGTGCTTCTAGAATACTCTGACATTAGAGTACTAGATAGCTTACAGTGTAGAACGCTATTAGAATACTCTGACATTAGAATACTAGACAGCTTACAATTTAGAGTGCTACTACAATACTCTGATATTAGAGTACTAGACAGCTTACAGTGTAGAGTGCTACTGCAATACGTTGACATTAGAGTACTAGACAGCTTACAGTTTATAGTGCTACTACAATATGCTGACATTAGAGTACTAGACAGCTTACAGTGTATAGTGCTCCTAGAATACTCTGAAATCAGAATACTAAACAGCTTACAGTGTAGAGTGCTTCTAGAATACTCTGACATTAGAGTACTAGATAGCTTACAGTGTAGAGTGCTTCTAGAATACTCTGACATTGGAGTACTAAACAGCTTACAGTGTAGAGTGCTTCTAGAATACTCTGACATTAGAGTACTAGACAGCTTACAGCGTAGAGCCCCACTAGAATACTTTGGGTAGCGAATGCAAGTGAGTGAGTTCAGAATATGAGAGGCCATTGGAGGCATCctacaaatattattatatgtaccCTCATTTCTTAGAACTCTGCCAAAAATCGGCTATTTTAAGATTTGCAGATTCTGCTAAAACTTACATAAAACTGGTTCGTTGCGGCAAAATAACGACCTGGAACCATTTAAGAACCAACAAAGTTATGCGTTACATTCGAGTTTTAATGTCTCTATAACCACTCAATTATGAATTtcagcaatttaaaaaaaatggtttTTATAGCTCCTTACATCTTTCTATGTATATCTTGTCACCCTTGTAACACAGTGGTCATTGTAAGCAGATGAAACTGATATGCTTACAGTATGAAAAGTGAAGGGGCAACATCTCGATCAAAATGATTTCGATTACATCAATTACCTCAACGTttggtgcagatgttagagAAGTCTTTTCATAGTTGATTCCAAATGTTTGAGTATCAATACCAGGCCTTATCTGGAACGCGTCTAGCTCAGGTAGAGTTGGCCGGCCTCGGCCTCTCCCTCGCGTTTCACTTTTCAGACTCTGAGtttacaaataatacagctaatTGGAAACTGAGCTCTTATAAACAGAGAAAACATAAATTCCGCTTGCATATAGAAGGGTTTGCACCTGatgcagtaaaatacatataccTGTGCAGATAACTCTGAATAACATGTCTTTTAGCTAACTTCTACGACGATTAACAAAAAAAATGGAGGTCATTCAGATTGAAGGGTACAATGAGATGCGATTGCTGGCCaagtgtatacagtatatgagtGTGTCTTGCTCAGAGTTGAAACTAACTTAAATTTTTGCGGCCATTTTGAAAACTGGTGTCCATCTCTTAAAACATATAAAGTAATGAAAGGAATTTATACAAGTATGCCTGCTTTTTAAAAATTCTcttttaaaacacatttattGAACTGGCACAACTTTACATACTGTAGAGTTATTTGAAGACCAGTAAGGCAAACCAATTACGAAGTTGCTGATATATTACGGCTTTTGAAAGTTAGTGATGGAGAGATGAAAGATGAAGACAATGAAGAGTAGTGAGAGGTTTGAGGAGAGGAGAAGGAGCAAGAAGAAAACAGAAAGGAAGAAGCGGTAGGAGCGACGATAAAAAGGGATGAGAGAGAGAAAATGAGAAACAGAGAATGAGAGGAGGGATTGGAGATAAAGACATAAGAAAGAAGAGGGAAGAGATGTGGAAGAAAAGGTTTAGTTTGAATTTGATGTACACAAAGCAGTGTGAGCGCTAAGCCTTGGCCGATTGCGGCTAGTCTATGTTATGGTCTTACAAAGTTTGCATGTGAATTCATTGTATCAAAGTTAATGTCTTCTTCTGACAAACTTTCTTGTGAAATACTCAAGAGCTGCCTGTTGTTTTCTTGACCTACGAATGAGATGCCAGcttgaaaatgaaatttattACTGATTGCAAAAATTAACTGATTTATTAAAAATCACTTCATGAAACTATATTATCTACACCATCATGATAAAAGCTTGGCATGTAAAAATGAATGGCGTGTTGAACTATTTCAATGAGAAGCAAAAATTTGACAATTTATGGTTGCATTACATCTGGTTTACAGCAACATTTCGCAATTGGTCACATAACTATATACCTATGCAAAAACAGGAAAGGAAACAATCAAAATGGAATGTTTCATGTCATGATGCAATAAATCTCTTTaataaaagataatgcaaaaaatatattaagCTACACTAGAaagttatagttttaaaatCCCATTCGCTGCATAAACATTTTCATGTAAAAAGCACCTTTATCAAGATATAGCTGGGCTACAATATCACTGCCCTTGATATACCAGACATATAAATAAGCGTTTTTTAAAAATGTGCatcatttatatccaattggATACAAAATACAATATTGTGCGCTTATAAGTAATAATACtcctttaaatattttataggcTTGCTCTTGCAGCTTTTCTTCATTAGAAGAGCTTTAGAGAAAGCTCaactttttgacaaaaatatgtaaacattATTGCAATATTCTGCATGTTATCAGCAGCACTATCATCGGATGTGCATATCTGTGGTGATGTTTTCAACTTCACCATAGAGATGCACATCATGAAGTACGATGTGTATACCATGGCATATCAAGAAGTACGAAATCAAATAGCCAAGTTTTATTGGCTGCTGAAAAggttatttattgttttgttgttaTGCAAGTAAATACTTTCATATTATCAGAAAGTGTTGTATTTGATGTTACATCGAATTAAACACACATCACTTGGCGAAATAGTTTTGAGGATATGGTATAAACCTAAAAACTGACTAGTCGATGCAAACTACGTTAGATGCAATAGTGTTGAAAATTACTAGTACATGTAGTGTCTTTTGCTGCCAAAAACATGTGTGTAGAACTGATGATCAATTTTCTTGTATTATGGCTaagtaccatgtcaaaacacgcATGCGCTATATTGCCTAGTACTGTTATTTATGCGGTTTTTCCAGTTGATATCGTAGTAAAACTGTCATGGCATGGGTTGATCGCCCAGAAAAACATATGTGAGCTACTAAGCTATAGGCCCTCTGTAGCTATCTGGTGTGGGATTCATTTTTCTGAAAGGACGCAACTATTATTTGGACACTGTACTGAATGATAGTGTATGCCATCCTGTAAGCTGTAATGTGCCACTACTATTTCATTTGCGTTGTCCCACCTAGCAATCACTATAGCAAATTAAATATTATAGAAGTTAATAGCTTTCACAAAAGCCAATGTGTCCTATGCTTACAACCAGGCAACGTAAAACAGTTTGGGTTGACTGCAACCATTGGTAGCAACGCTTGTCAAACCCTGTCTATCAACACAGATTCAGCAGGTGATcaaaattatacatatatatgcttatataaaGAGCTTAAACCATAGAACAAAGCAATGACTAATATTCAAAGAGTGAACAGAGTGTCTAACATAAATTTACATGACTTGCAAGTAAACACGTACGAGTCTCACACAAACCTATATTCATATAGgtttgttaatatatatatacatgtatatacaaacttATTCAGAGCGTACTAGATAACTATGCAGTTTGTCACTTGGTGTGAATTGCATGGCATACCAATAAAAGTTCCAATCACCTGGAGTAACTACAGTACTAAAAATTTGAACAATTGCCCACCTTTACAACAACATCTGGAAAATTTAACTGCATTATAGATGGAACTGGAGCAGGCTTCCTGCCTCTTCCAGTACATTTCGAATTGGCACTTTGAGGATGAAGCTTGACAGCAGTAGTGACGCATGCTAAGTCAGCGACATCAAATTGAAATGGCTCATCAGTGACTTCGTCGGTCATAACCATAATACGTATGTATTTATCAAGTTCCGTTTATATTTATGAAGAAGTTAGGATGAACTTTTGCGCGGTATTGTTTATTGCCAACCTCTCAGTGTTGGGACTTTTGGTCCACACGAGAGAAGTATAACCTAGTTTCAAATAACATAAGGTGACCTCGCGGGCACTTTGCTAATTTTTTCACAACAGTGTAGGACCTTCTATTATATTTTTAGCGACTTCTATTTTCCTATATTCTAAAAACGTCTTGTCTAATTAGATCGCAGCGATTACAGTTATCGCTGGAAGCTCACGAAATTGTAGATCTTTTCTTGTATAAAAATAACACAAGCTTTTAAGCCTAGTAGAGTTActgttttcaaaatat
The genomic region above belongs to Watersipora subatra chromosome 1, tzWatSuba1.1, whole genome shotgun sequence and contains:
- the LOC137385715 gene encoding uncharacterized protein, which produces MVMTDEVTDEPFQFDVADLACVTTAVKLHPQSANSKCTGRGRKPAPVPSIMQLNFPDVVVKSLKSETRGRGRGRPTLPELDAFQIRPGIDTQTFGINYEKTSLTSAPNVEKCLENSLVRRIVSQKSVLSTAKERFKSYDVLKRNPAKNNAEHVDINSVEQFPELSSTNPQISSTNVKISDTETAQSEVKSSEQTPFTLLEESTPTADAANDKSSSDHAVAQELDQLFSHSIAEETDFFSGVLPSLPWMPCSTPNHVKSELSFSADVSKEADNSQDKIQNQENSAHFVRFENLPAHLTQQELKDVISPYGQILHMDFELQISGGREKLSANVKLMDDSTAQFLASCLNGSESIFEGIHGPVKCYIE